The following nucleotide sequence is from Nitratidesulfovibrio termitidis HI1.
CCCTGTCGGCGGTGGTTACGGCAATGGTGACGATGTGCTGCAGGGTCTGGCCGGAGGCATCGGTAAGTTCGGCGGACCGGCCCACGTTGCGGGCGGCGTTTTCCGTGGCCTCCAGGTTACGGGCGGCCCCGGCGCGGATGCGCGTGACGGCCTCGCCCACTTCGCGGGTGGCCCCCATGGTCTTTTCGGCCAGTTTGCGCACCTCGTCGGCCACCACGGCAAAGCCGCGTCCGGCGTCTCCGGCACGGGCCGCCTCGATGGCGGCGTTAAGGGCCAGCAGGTTGGTCTGGTCGGCGATGTCGGAAATCACGTCCATGATCCGGCCAATGCCCTCGACCTGGGTGCCCAGTTCGCGCATGTCGGTGCGCAGGGCCTCGGCGTCGGCGGCCACGGCGGTGCTGGCGGATACGGCTTCGCGGGTGATGGAGGCGCCGTCCTCGGCCTTGGCGCGGGCCTCGTCGGCGCTGGCGGCGGCCTCGTCGGCGGCGCGGGCCACCTCGACCACCGATGCGTTCATCTGGTCCATGGCGCTGGCGGCCTCACCGGCGCGGGCCTTCTGCACGTCGGCCCCGCGTTCGGCCAGCTCCACCTGGCGGGCCAGCCCTGCGGCGGCCTCGGCCACCACCTGCGAGATGCGGTCCGCCTCGGCGGCCACTTCGCCGATGAGGGTGTTCTTGTCTTCCATTTCCTGCTGGTGGGCCTTGATGTCCGTCAGGTCGGCGAAGATGGAGAACGCGCCGATGAGGTTGCCGTCCAGGTCCAGCAGGGGGGCGGTGTCCAGGCGGGCGTGCACGGTGCCGCCGGTACGACGGGACAGGGTCAGTTCCGTGTTCAGGATGGCCCGGCGTTCGCGCATGCAGCGGCCCACCACGGTGTCGCGCCCCGCCTCGCCGTAGAAGAACAGGGCAACGTCGGCGCCCAGGTGCTCGTCAGGTGTGCCGGAAACCCCCAGCAGGT
It contains:
- a CDS encoding methyl-accepting chemotaxis protein, whose translation is MEDKNTLIGEVAAEADRISQVVAEAAAGLARQVELAERGADVQKARAGEAASAMDQMNASVVEVARAADEAAASADEARAKAEDGASITREAVSASTAVAADAEALRTDMRELGTQVEGIGRIMDVISDIADQTNLLALNAAIEAARAGDAGRGFAVVADEVRKLAEKTMGATREVGEAVTRIRAGAARNLEATENAARNVGRSAELTDASGQTLQHIVTIAVTTADRVRAIATAASQQSAASEEISRATGEVDRISGETVDAMREAARAVAALAEQAEALRQVMARMR